A single window of Myripristis murdjan chromosome 21, fMyrMur1.1, whole genome shotgun sequence DNA harbors:
- the jagn1a gene encoding protein jagunal homolog 1-A, producing the protein MTSRGGSRAAATDGNGVKYKEKAIPHYQMSASLKSEIRKLNLVHLLIWLLVAAQMTVSHFNLVSHDTVATPYQWEYPYLLSLLPLLLSSLSLPKNNISYLVISMISSGLFSVAPLIYGGMEMFPVAQLLYRHGKAYRFIFGFSAVTVMYLVMVIAVQVHAWQIYYSKKLLDSWFNATQEKKKK; encoded by the exons ATGACATCTCGAGGAGGCTCCAGAGCTGCTGCCACTGATGGAAATGGTGTTAAATACAAAGAGAAGGCGATTCCACATTACCAGATGAG TGCCTCTCTGAAGTCAGAGATTCGGAAGTTAAACTTGGTCCACCTCTTGATCTGGCTCCTGGTGGCTGCCCAGATGACCGTCAGCCATTTCAACCTGGTGTCACATGACACGGTAGCGACACCATACCAGTGGGAGTACCCCTACCTGCTCAGCCTCCTCCCCTTGCTCTTGAGCAGTCTGTCACTTCCAAAGAACAACATTAGTTACCTGGTCATTTCCATGATCAGCTCAGGGTTATTCTCTGTGGCGCCTCTCATCTACGGCGGTATGGAGATGTTTCCTGTGGCCCAGCTGCTCTACCGCCATGGCAAGGCCTACCGCTTCATTTTTGGCTTCTCTGCCGTGACTGTCATGTACCTTGTGATGGTGATAGCGGTTCAGGTGCACGCCTGGCAGATCTATTACAGCAAAAAGCTGTTAGACTCATGGTTCAATGCCACtcaggaaaagaagaagaaataa